From one Nitrospirota bacterium genomic stretch:
- a CDS encoding helix-hairpin-helix domain-containing protein, producing the protein MKNLFERNSRKRIRVFKFLLFFLALGTAFGLRGWVSQQEIVPPQPSQDASALSGEGADEKKVNLNQASLDNLMTLPGIGEKLAKRIKEYQDLNGPFPTIESVMEIKGVGSKNFNKIKPYITVE; encoded by the coding sequence ATGAAGAATTTATTCGAGAGGAACAGCAGGAAGAGGATTAGAGTATTTAAATTCCTTCTTTTTTTTCTCGCCCTGGGAACGGCCTTTGGTTTAAGGGGGTGGGTCTCGCAGCAAGAAATCGTTCCGCCTCAGCCTTCTCAGGACGCATCCGCTCTATCAGGAGAGGGAGCCGATGAGAAAAAGGTAAACCTGAACCAGGCCTCTCTGGATAACCTGATGACACTCCCCGGGATAGGAGAAAAACTTGCGAAGCGGATTAAGGAATATCAGGACTTGAACGGCCCTTTCCCCACCATTGAATCCGTGATGGAAATTAAAGGGGTGGGTTCAAAAAATTTCAATAAAATAAAACCCTATATTACAGTTGAATAA
- the gcvH gene encoding glycine cleavage system protein GcvH yields the protein MRPEDLKFSTDHEWVKKEGKRATIGITDFAQESLGDIVFIETPETNIELSAEEEIMEIESTKTTSPVLAPISGKIIEVNQELKERPELINEDPYGLGWIAVIEMSDPSELDNLMDYKEYEEFIREEQQEED from the coding sequence ATGCGGCCTGAAGATTTAAAATTTTCGACAGATCATGAGTGGGTCAAAAAAGAGGGAAAGCGCGCGACGATCGGCATCACCGATTTTGCCCAGGAATCGCTCGGAGATATTGTATTTATCGAAACCCCCGAAACCAACATCGAATTAAGCGCTGAAGAAGAAATTATGGAAATTGAATCGACAAAAACGACCTCTCCTGTTCTTGCGCCTATCAGCGGAAAAATAATTGAGGTTAATCAGGAATTAAAAGAAAGGCCTGAACTGATTAATGAAGACCCCTACGGATTGGGCTGGATTGCGGTGATCGAAATGTCTGATCCATCTGAATTGGATAACTTAATGGATTATAAGGAATATGAAGAATTTATTCGAGAGGAACAGCAGGAAGAGGATTAG
- a CDS encoding NAD(P)-binding protein — protein sequence MTKPFKYAVRSDAVIIGSGLSGLVAGALLSKSGKKVVILPEENPAASVEVPFFPQTIGLGFEREGPVDRIFNEIGISIPLLRRTQEVFKKKSSFLQILLSFYRFTLYHDRENTLDDLKTGFGGKVQTLRVLFQKSDEWEAILYPFLYSTSPWAFIRKGAVLKQLTRGFVYQAKVFKLQTQKALEFCKALGMEEDPIDFLNALSLFYFHHTLRDISTLDFFKMLLVLKNEPLMVSGGISGLREIFLKVIKKNKGEIWSTPPSSLSFQKNRILGVEFKGKESLGCDVLILNPEKGGLAKEKAVRIFNGYFEIPEEVIPAMMGDCLILKFNDRFPYHSGNFLMFSLATGETAGSMEEKRFTSKRAVLAQYFLPASKNQVSEEELKKEIEQRLIWVMPFVEGKIEWIKSFVEEQKEWNFPYLSKEKLRKAAFLQKGNYPVLSMDKSFYFLPHPVSDVLINPFLIKRGYDVAHIVKKRGINP from the coding sequence ATGACCAAACCCTTTAAATATGCGGTAAGAAGCGATGCGGTCATTATTGGCAGCGGATTATCCGGTTTAGTGGCGGGCGCCCTTCTATCAAAATCAGGAAAAAAAGTTGTCATTCTTCCTGAAGAAAACCCGGCCGCTTCTGTTGAGGTCCCATTTTTTCCCCAGACCATCGGGTTAGGGTTTGAGAGAGAGGGACCCGTGGACCGAATCTTTAACGAAATCGGAATTTCTATTCCGCTGTTAAGGCGAACCCAGGAGGTTTTCAAAAAAAAGTCATCCTTTTTGCAGATTCTGTTGTCTTTTTATCGATTTACGCTTTACCATGATCGTGAAAATACCCTGGACGACTTAAAAACCGGATTTGGCGGAAAGGTCCAAACCCTTAGGGTTTTGTTTCAAAAATCGGATGAATGGGAGGCGATTCTGTATCCCTTCCTTTATTCAACCTCTCCATGGGCGTTTATTCGGAAGGGAGCTGTCTTAAAACAATTGACCAGGGGGTTTGTTTATCAGGCGAAGGTCTTTAAATTACAAACCCAAAAAGCCCTGGAGTTTTGTAAAGCGCTGGGAATGGAGGAGGATCCCATTGACTTCCTTAATGCGCTCTCGCTTTTTTATTTTCATCATACCCTCCGGGATATTTCGACATTAGATTTTTTTAAAATGTTGCTTGTTTTAAAAAACGAACCTTTGATGGTCTCTGGAGGGATTTCCGGATTAAGAGAAATTTTTTTAAAAGTGATCAAGAAAAATAAAGGAGAAATCTGGTCTACGCCTCCCTCTTCCCTTTCTTTTCAAAAAAACAGGATTTTAGGAGTTGAATTTAAAGGAAAAGAATCCCTGGGTTGCGATGTGTTGATTTTAAATCCGGAGAAGGGAGGCCTCGCGAAAGAAAAGGCTGTCCGGATTTTTAATGGTTATTTTGAAATACCGGAAGAAGTCATCCCTGCCATGATGGGAGATTGTTTGATCTTGAAGTTTAATGATCGTTTTCCTTATCATTCCGGGAATTTTCTGATGTTTTCCCTGGCAACCGGGGAAACAGCGGGCTCAATGGAGGAAAAACGCTTTACCTCCAAAAGAGCGGTTTTGGCGCAATATTTTTTGCCCGCCAGCAAAAATCAGGTTTCAGAGGAGGAGTTAAAAAAAGAAATAGAACAACGCCTGATCTGGGTGATGCCATTTGTTGAAGGAAAAATTGAATGGATTAAAAGCTTTGTGGAAGAACAAAAAGAATGGAATTTCCCTTATCTTTCAAAAGAAAAGCTTCGGAAGGCGGCCTTTTTGCAAAAGGGCAATTATCCTGTTCTTTCAATGGATAAATCTTTTTATTTTCTCCCTCATCCGGTTTCGGATGTTTTGATCAATCCCTTTTTGATTAAGAGAGGGTACGATGTTGCTCATATCGTTAAAAAAAGAGGAATAAACCCTTAA
- the ndk gene encoding nucleoside-diphosphate kinase, whose amino-acid sequence MEITLSLIKPDGVRKKVIGEVLRKFEQNGLQVIGLKMLHLTKKQAEGFYVVHKSRPFFNDLTSFMSSGPIVAMILKGENAIKKVREIMGATDPKAAEKGTIRREFGGGIEENVVHGSDSKESAQFEIPYFFDALGLNDQTL is encoded by the coding sequence ATGGAAATAACACTCTCTTTGATCAAACCGGATGGCGTTAGAAAAAAAGTCATCGGGGAAGTCCTCAGAAAATTTGAACAAAACGGATTACAGGTCATTGGTTTAAAAATGCTGCACTTGACCAAAAAACAAGCGGAAGGTTTTTATGTGGTTCACAAAAGCCGCCCTTTTTTTAATGATCTGACGTCATTTATGAGTTCAGGCCCTATTGTGGCAATGATCTTAAAAGGGGAAAACGCCATCAAGAAAGTCAGGGAGATTATGGGAGCAACAGATCCGAAAGCGGCTGAAAAGGGAACGATTCGAAGAGAGTTTGGCGGGGGAATTGAAGAAAACGTGGTCCACGGCTCTGACTCAAAGGAATCCGCTCAATTTGAGATTCCTTATTTTTTTGATGCTTTGGGATTAAATGACCAAACCCTTTAA
- a CDS encoding 6-carboxytetrahydropterin synthase: MFELMIEESFSAAHRLRNIKGAKEKIHGHNWKIQLYILSKDLTPNGISIEFGELKKELRGLIEPLDRSCINEVFPFTEINPTSENLSRWIYDTLSKRLDTEDLEVSRIVVSEVEGVSATYFED, encoded by the coding sequence ATGTTTGAATTAATGATCGAGGAGTCCTTTTCTGCCGCTCACAGGCTTAGAAATATAAAAGGCGCGAAGGAAAAGATTCATGGACATAATTGGAAAATTCAATTATACATTTTAAGTAAGGATTTAACCCCCAATGGAATTTCCATTGAGTTTGGCGAATTAAAAAAAGAACTTCGCGGCCTGATTGAACCTCTTGATCGATCCTGCATAAACGAAGTATTTCCTTTTACTGAAATTAATCCAACCAGTGAAAATTTATCAAGATGGATTTATGATACGCTGAGCAAACGTCTTGACACGGAAGACCTCGAAGTGTCACGTATCGTCGTGTCGGAGGTGGAAGGGGTCTCCGCCACTTATTTCGAGGATTAA
- a CDS encoding N-acetylmuramoyl-L-alanine amidase: MKQNRAEACKLLFFAFFFFISIFPSTGLSKNKTSFLIAADTQSSSVLLLKAKSCKNKLLHSQKKRIRSKWLLCVLVYQQALKQKPSEEVQLEAYTDLTDLYHQLGRYSGKKSDKGKEKYWEEMKLKLASRSNQTGSPLMTPEKAEQIPASGEIFNLRTWNHREYLRIVLDLKGPVKYEIHEFKESGAVQIDFPKTTLQSGLNLKVFPLDKTQMQAQLSQLPDRALLSLTHVSYKSLSVTELLNPGRLVIDFHKTDETVSAKQEEDALSIPPPKKTLEDLSFPKPGIHKIIIDPGHGGKDPGAIGLSGYPEKEAVLDIGLRLKELVMSQLKVNVIMTRSKDVFISLEERAEMANEANVDLFISIHANSSPHRTTHGIEIYLLGQSSDKRALRTAARENNSTEKEAVDLEKNLFSIKKDLTQEYKKEESLELAHITRSSFLNILRPLYPVVDLGIKTAPFYVLMHTSMPSILAEVSFISNPVEEQRLKNPGYRQKMAESLLEAIQNYVSFNSPLASF, translated from the coding sequence GTGAAACAGAACAGGGCGGAAGCATGTAAACTCCTTTTTTTTGCGTTTTTCTTTTTCATTTCTATTTTTCCTTCTACAGGGTTAAGTAAAAATAAAACCAGCTTCCTTATCGCCGCAGACACTCAATCCTCTTCTGTCCTGCTTTTAAAAGCGAAATCATGTAAAAACAAACTCCTTCACTCGCAAAAAAAAAGAATCCGGTCAAAATGGCTCTTGTGCGTCCTGGTTTATCAACAGGCATTAAAACAAAAACCCTCCGAAGAAGTTCAACTCGAGGCCTATACAGACTTGACTGATCTTTACCACCAGTTAGGGCGGTATTCAGGAAAAAAGTCTGATAAAGGAAAGGAAAAATATTGGGAAGAAATGAAATTAAAATTGGCCTCCCGATCCAATCAGACCGGCTCTCCATTAATGACCCCGGAAAAGGCGGAGCAAATACCCGCTTCAGGAGAGATTTTTAATCTAAGAACCTGGAATCATCGGGAGTATCTCAGGATCGTTCTTGACCTTAAAGGTCCCGTCAAATACGAAATCCACGAATTTAAAGAATCTGGCGCTGTGCAAATTGATTTTCCCAAAACAACGCTTCAATCCGGGCTCAATCTTAAAGTGTTCCCGCTGGATAAAACCCAAATGCAAGCCCAACTTTCCCAATTACCCGACCGTGCTCTATTGAGTCTCACCCATGTGTCATATAAAAGTTTAAGCGTAACGGAGCTTTTAAATCCCGGTCGATTGGTGATCGATTTTCATAAAACGGATGAGACTGTTTCAGCAAAACAGGAAGAGGATGCCTTGTCCATTCCACCGCCAAAGAAAACGCTGGAAGACCTTTCGTTTCCAAAGCCTGGAATCCATAAAATCATTATCGATCCCGGTCATGGCGGAAAAGATCCTGGCGCGATTGGACTTTCGGGATATCCTGAAAAGGAGGCTGTATTGGACATAGGGCTCCGATTAAAAGAGCTTGTCATGAGTCAGCTCAAAGTGAATGTCATCATGACACGGTCTAAAGATGTATTTATTTCCCTGGAAGAAAGGGCTGAAATGGCTAATGAAGCCAATGTCGATCTGTTTATTTCAATCCATGCCAATTCCAGCCCGCACAGGACTACCCACGGTATCGAGATTTACCTGTTGGGTCAATCCTCCGATAAAAGAGCATTAAGGACAGCCGCCAGGGAAAACAATTCGACGGAAAAAGAAGCCGTCGATCTGGAGAAAAATCTTTTCTCGATTAAGAAAGATCTTACTCAGGAATACAAAAAAGAAGAATCCCTGGAACTTGCCCATATCACACGATCTTCTTTTTTGAATATTTTACGTCCTCTCTACCCGGTCGTGGACCTCGGTATAAAAACAGCCCCCTTCTATGTGTTGATGCATACCTCCATGCCGAGTATCCTGGCAGAGGTCTCCTTCATCAGTAATCCGGTTGAAGAGCAGCGTTTAAAAAATCCCGGTTATCGGCAAAAAATGGCTGAATCGCTTTTGGAAGCCATTCAAAATTACGTTTCTTTTAATTCCCCGCTGGCATCTTTTTAA